A window of Thalassophryne amazonica chromosome 21, fThaAma1.1, whole genome shotgun sequence contains these coding sequences:
- the LOC117503401 gene encoding filamin-A-interacting protein 1-like isoform X3: MIELDRLENKQRETYRRMLEQLLLAEKCHRRTINELDNEKRKHADFINKSDDFTNLLEQERERLKKLLEQEKAYQARKDKDQSKRLEKVRAELVKLKSFALMLVDERQLHIEQIDQQSQKVQDLTQKLQEKEQRLAAVTDTAKEDSQKVLKLEAELEHRAAKFAQDHEELTNKLANQETQSRQLRLKLASINHKVEQLEESNKLLQKSEEDLQELKEKISKGECGSSTLIAEVENLRKKVQEMEGKDEEITKTETQCKELKNRLQDEQNHSKELRLEVDKMQKRMVELEKLEGAFTRSKTECSQLHINLEKEKRVVKDLASELDTVKSRVKELESSESRFDKVEMLLKDDLMKLKSFTVILVDERKNMAERLKLEEQKSDDLSKMLKVEQSKVMEVTEKLFEESKKLLKLKSEMEDKVTTLTEEKDKLKTKLASEEGKCRELSTKITGMKVKMDRLEDSEREMLRRQMEKNKNPEEDNKIKELTLEIERLKSRLKQLEVVEGDLMKTEDQYDLLEKKFRTEQDKANSLSKLLEEMKSQIARNKAVEKGEAVSPEAELRLRWKMEETRTRELQLDVQALKEKIHELMNKEDQLSQLQVDYSLLQQRLTEEGQKKKSMMQEVVNLTKELEATKCYSRALRPSMNGRRMVDVPVTSTAVQTDIVEPEAAEDETAAGFIRKSVLEEHHLMSNLRQQGLKKPTVLERYPPASLELAGRRSWIPWMKKKEAITFSPTQPHKMIPKPLHIRVTSDHENSTATLEITSPRAEDFFSSTTIIPTLGHQKPRITIVPKPTTVTSRTESCSRTKSPVTITTISRAKSPEKTNSCSSDGLQSPVSIITVSTTPVAEACASPEPQPAATGRTVFRVTPEKQSGFRKFNSNIITTEDNKIHIHLGSQFRRPPEACRSPLLTLRPGGSQDRDLQAGTVLCSPRPLSEGKTAPSKMTSSITITPVTSPASKPTPFAVGSDIQAARTTATRIPLSKGMKPGKALQGVSTLTTLESRAQSHSMKVELRKSTLWNSASTGGGSS; the protein is encoded by the exons ATGATCGAG CTGGACCGGTTGGAGAACAAGCAGAGGGAGACGTACCGGAGGATGCTGGAGCAGCTGCTGCTGGCGGAGAAATGCCACCGCCGCACCATCAATGAGCTGGACAACGAGAAACGAAAACACGCCGATTTCATCAACAAGAGTGACGACTTCACCAACCTGCTGGAGCAGGAGAGGGAGAG ACTCAAAAAGCTCTTGGAACAGGAGAAAGCCTACCAAGCCCGTAAGGACAAGGACCAAAGCAAAAGGTTGGAGAAGGTCAGAGCGGAACTGGTTAAACTCAAGTCCTTTGCTCTGATGTTGGTAGATGAGCGGCAGCTGCACATTGAGCAAATTGACCAGCAGAGCCAGAAGGTTCAGGACCTCACTCAGAAACTGCAGGAGAAAGAGCAGCGACTGGCGGCTGTTACTGACACTGCCAAGGAGGACAGCCAGAAGGTCCTGAAGTTAGAGGCTGAGCTGGAGCACAGAGCGGCCAAGTTTGCACAGGACCACGAGGAGCTGACCAACAAACTGGCCAACCAAGAGACCCAGAGCCGGCAGCTCAGGCTGAAGCTGGCCAGCATCAACCACAAAGTGGAGCAGCTGGAGGAGAGCAACAAGCTGCTGCAGAAATCTGAGGAGGACCTGCAGGAGCTGAAGGAGAAGATCAGCAAAGGAGAATGTGGGAGCTCAACGCTTATAGCTGAAGTGGAAAATCTGCGTAAGAAAGTGCAGGAGATGGAGGGCAAGGATGAGGAGATAACCAAAACAGAGACTCAGTGCAAGGAGCTGAAGAACAGGCTCCAGGATGAGCAGAACCACAGCAAGGAGCTGAGGCTGGAGGTAGACAAAATGCAGAAGAGAATGGTAGAACTGGAAAAGCTGGAGGGAGCTTTTACTCGGAGTAAAACGGAGTGCTCGCAGCTCCATATCAACCTGGAAAAGGAGAAACGTGTTGTGAAGGATCTGGCCAGCGAGCTGGACACCGTGAAAAGCCGCGTCAAAGAATTGGAGTCCTCAGAGTCCAGGTTCGACAAGGTGGAGATGCTCCTCAAAGATGACCTCATGAAGTTGAAGTCATTCACCGTCATACTGGTGGACGAAAGAAAAAACATGGCAGAGAGACTGAAACTTGAGGAACAGAAGAGCGACGATTTAAGTAAGATGTTAAAAGTGGAACAGAGCAAAGTGATGGAGGTGACAGAGAAGCTGTTTGAGGAGAGCAAGAAGCTCCTCAAACTCAAATCAGAGATGGAGGACAAAGTGACGACTCTGACTGAAGAGAAAGACAAGCTGAAAACTAAACTTGCAAGTGAAGAGGGAAAGTGCAGAGAGCTAAGTACCAAGATAACAGGAATGAAAGTAAAAATGGACAGACTGGAGGATTCAGAACGGGAGATGTTGAGGagacaaatggaaaaaaacaagAATCCAGAAGAAGACAACAAAATAAAAGAACTCACACTAGAAATCGAAAGGCTGAAAAGCCGCCTGAAACAGCTGGAGGTGGTAGAAGGGGATTTAATGAAAACAGAGGACCAGTATGACCTGCTGGAGAAGAAGTTCAGAACAGAGCAGGACAAAGCAAACTCCCTCTCAAAACTGTTGGAAGAAATGAAAAGTCAGATCGCCAGGAACAAAGCTGTGGAGAAAGGTGAAGCTGTGAGTCCAGAGGCTGAACTGAGACTTCGCTGGAAGATGGAAGAGACTAGAACCCGAGAGCTGCAGCTAGATGTCCAAGCCCTGAAGGAGAAAATCCATGAGCTTATGAACAAGGAGGATCAGCTGTCCCAGCTTCAGGTGGACTACTCGCTGCTCCAACAGAGGTTAACTGAGGAAGGGCAGAAGAAGAAGAGCATGATGCAAGAAGTGGTGAACCTCACCAAGGAACTGGAAGCCACCAAGTGCTACAGCCGCGCTTTGAGGCCCAGTATGAACGGTAGAAGGATGGTTGATGTCCCAGTTACCTCCACAGCGGTGCAGACAGATATCGTGGAACCTGAGGCTGCTGAGGATGAGACAGCAGCAGGCTTCATCAGGAAATCTGTCCTTGAGGAACACCATTTAATGAGCAACCTCAGGCAGCAGGGGCTGAAGAAGCCAACTGTTCTGGAGCGATACCCACCAGCATCTTTAGAACTCGCAGGAAGAAGATCCTGGATACCTTGGATGAAAAAGAAAGAGGCCATCACTTTTTCTCCAACCCAACCACACAAGATGATCCCAAAGCCGCTACACATACGTGTTACCTCTGATCACGAAAACAGCACCGCCACCTTGGAGATCACCAGCCCTCGAGCAGAGGATTTCTTCTCCAGCACCACCATCATACCAACTCTTGGCCATCAGAAGCCTCGCATCACCATTGTCCCAAAGCCCACCACCGTGACCTCCAGGACTGAAAGTTGCAGTCGAACAAAATCTCCCGTTACAATCACAACCATCTCCAGGGCCAAGAGTCCAGAGAAGACCAACAGCTGCAGCTCTGACGGTCTTCAGTCACCGGTGTCCATCATCACGGTCAGCACCACTCCTGTGGCCGAAGCATGCGCTTCCCCTGAGCCGCAACCAGCCGCCACAGGACGCACGGTGTTCAGGGTGACCCCAGAAAAACAATCCGGGTTCAGGAAATTCAACAGCAACATCATCACCACAGAGGACAACAAGATCCACATCCACCTGGGGTCACAGTTCAGGAGGCCGCCCGAGGCCTGCCGCAGTCCTCTTCTGACTCTCAGACCTGGTGGCTCACAGGACCGGGACCTGCAGGCGGGAACTGTGCTCTGCTCTCCACGCCCACTCTCTGAGGGGAAGACGGCGCCAAGCAAAATGACCAGCAGCATAACCATCACACCCGTCACATCGCCGGCCTCCAAGCCCACGCCGTTTGCG GTCGGTTCAGACATACAGGCAGCTCGGACCACGGCCACACGGATCCCGCTGTCAAAAGGTATGAAACCAGGAAAGGCGCTTCAGGGTGTGTCCACACTGACGACGTTAGAGTCACGAGCACAGAGCCACTCGATGAAAGTTGAGCTGAGGAAGTCAACATTATGGAACTCGGCTTCGACAGGAGGAGGCTCGAGCTGA
- the LOC117503401 gene encoding filamin-A-interacting protein 1-like isoform X1, translated as MRSRSCTMDGPDDGQIQPTKGFIKQDEDNTPELTKRKTKVQREEKDGRKEVCGTKKRPVETSSQNLSKEDLLRLLGIMEGEVQAREDIINLLRLDRTGPEILEAHYGSAIPTNPLQALQRDGLLSPSSNCIDDVYETPMIELDRLENKQRETYRRMLEQLLLAEKCHRRTINELDNEKRKHADFINKSDDFTNLLEQERERLKKLLEQEKAYQARKDKDQSKRLEKVRAELVKLKSFALMLVDERQLHIEQIDQQSQKVQDLTQKLQEKEQRLAAVTDTAKEDSQKVLKLEAELEHRAAKFAQDHEELTNKLANQETQSRQLRLKLASINHKVEQLEESNKLLQKSEEDLQELKEKISKGECGSSTLIAEVENLRKKVQEMEGKDEEITKTETQCKELKNRLQDEQNHSKELRLEVDKMQKRMVELEKLEGAFTRSKTECSQLHINLEKEKRVVKDLASELDTVKSRVKELESSESRFDKVEMLLKDDLMKLKSFTVILVDERKNMAERLKLEEQKSDDLSKMLKVEQSKVMEVTEKLFEESKKLLKLKSEMEDKVTTLTEEKDKLKTKLASEEGKCRELSTKITGMKVKMDRLEDSEREMLRRQMEKNKNPEEDNKIKELTLEIERLKSRLKQLEVVEGDLMKTEDQYDLLEKKFRTEQDKANSLSKLLEEMKSQIARNKAVEKGEAVSPEAELRLRWKMEETRTRELQLDVQALKEKIHELMNKEDQLSQLQVDYSLLQQRLTEEGQKKKSMMQEVVNLTKELEATKCYSRALRPSMNGRRMVDVPVTSTAVQTDIVEPEAAEDETAAGFIRKSVLEEHHLMSNLRQQGLKKPTVLERYPPASLELAGRRSWIPWMKKKEAITFSPTQPHKMIPKPLHIRVTSDHENSTATLEITSPRAEDFFSSTTIIPTLGHQKPRITIVPKPTTVTSRTESCSRTKSPVTITTISRAKSPEKTNSCSSDGLQSPVSIITVSTTPVAEACASPEPQPAATGRTVFRVTPEKQSGFRKFNSNIITTEDNKIHIHLGSQFRRPPEACRSPLLTLRPGGSQDRDLQAGTVLCSPRPLSEGKTAPSKMTSSITITPVTSPASKPTPFAVGSDIQAARTTATRIPLSKGMKPGKALQGVSTLTTLESRAQSHSMKVELRKSTLWNSASTGGGSS; from the exons ATGAGATCTCGGAGCTGCACCATGGATGGTCCAGATGACGGACAGATTCAACCCACTAAAGGTTTTATCAAGCAGGATGAGGACAACACACCTGAACTGACGAAGAGGAAGACGAAGGTCCAGCGAGAGGAGAAGGATGGGAGGAAGGAGGTGTGTGGGACAAAGAAGAGACCTGTGGAGACATCATCTCAGAATCTGTCCAAGGAAGATCTGCTGCGGCTGCTGGGGATTATGGAGGGAGAGGTTCAG GCCAGAGAGGACATCATCAACCTGCTGAGGTTAGACCGAACTGGACCAGAGATCCTGGAAGCCCACTACGGTTCTGCAATCCCCACCAATCCGCTGCAGGCCCTGCAGAGAGACGGCCTGCTCAGCCCCAGCTCGAACTGCATCGACGATGTGTACGAGACACCCATGATCGAG CTGGACCGGTTGGAGAACAAGCAGAGGGAGACGTACCGGAGGATGCTGGAGCAGCTGCTGCTGGCGGAGAAATGCCACCGCCGCACCATCAATGAGCTGGACAACGAGAAACGAAAACACGCCGATTTCATCAACAAGAGTGACGACTTCACCAACCTGCTGGAGCAGGAGAGGGAGAG ACTCAAAAAGCTCTTGGAACAGGAGAAAGCCTACCAAGCCCGTAAGGACAAGGACCAAAGCAAAAGGTTGGAGAAGGTCAGAGCGGAACTGGTTAAACTCAAGTCCTTTGCTCTGATGTTGGTAGATGAGCGGCAGCTGCACATTGAGCAAATTGACCAGCAGAGCCAGAAGGTTCAGGACCTCACTCAGAAACTGCAGGAGAAAGAGCAGCGACTGGCGGCTGTTACTGACACTGCCAAGGAGGACAGCCAGAAGGTCCTGAAGTTAGAGGCTGAGCTGGAGCACAGAGCGGCCAAGTTTGCACAGGACCACGAGGAGCTGACCAACAAACTGGCCAACCAAGAGACCCAGAGCCGGCAGCTCAGGCTGAAGCTGGCCAGCATCAACCACAAAGTGGAGCAGCTGGAGGAGAGCAACAAGCTGCTGCAGAAATCTGAGGAGGACCTGCAGGAGCTGAAGGAGAAGATCAGCAAAGGAGAATGTGGGAGCTCAACGCTTATAGCTGAAGTGGAAAATCTGCGTAAGAAAGTGCAGGAGATGGAGGGCAAGGATGAGGAGATAACCAAAACAGAGACTCAGTGCAAGGAGCTGAAGAACAGGCTCCAGGATGAGCAGAACCACAGCAAGGAGCTGAGGCTGGAGGTAGACAAAATGCAGAAGAGAATGGTAGAACTGGAAAAGCTGGAGGGAGCTTTTACTCGGAGTAAAACGGAGTGCTCGCAGCTCCATATCAACCTGGAAAAGGAGAAACGTGTTGTGAAGGATCTGGCCAGCGAGCTGGACACCGTGAAAAGCCGCGTCAAAGAATTGGAGTCCTCAGAGTCCAGGTTCGACAAGGTGGAGATGCTCCTCAAAGATGACCTCATGAAGTTGAAGTCATTCACCGTCATACTGGTGGACGAAAGAAAAAACATGGCAGAGAGACTGAAACTTGAGGAACAGAAGAGCGACGATTTAAGTAAGATGTTAAAAGTGGAACAGAGCAAAGTGATGGAGGTGACAGAGAAGCTGTTTGAGGAGAGCAAGAAGCTCCTCAAACTCAAATCAGAGATGGAGGACAAAGTGACGACTCTGACTGAAGAGAAAGACAAGCTGAAAACTAAACTTGCAAGTGAAGAGGGAAAGTGCAGAGAGCTAAGTACCAAGATAACAGGAATGAAAGTAAAAATGGACAGACTGGAGGATTCAGAACGGGAGATGTTGAGGagacaaatggaaaaaaacaagAATCCAGAAGAAGACAACAAAATAAAAGAACTCACACTAGAAATCGAAAGGCTGAAAAGCCGCCTGAAACAGCTGGAGGTGGTAGAAGGGGATTTAATGAAAACAGAGGACCAGTATGACCTGCTGGAGAAGAAGTTCAGAACAGAGCAGGACAAAGCAAACTCCCTCTCAAAACTGTTGGAAGAAATGAAAAGTCAGATCGCCAGGAACAAAGCTGTGGAGAAAGGTGAAGCTGTGAGTCCAGAGGCTGAACTGAGACTTCGCTGGAAGATGGAAGAGACTAGAACCCGAGAGCTGCAGCTAGATGTCCAAGCCCTGAAGGAGAAAATCCATGAGCTTATGAACAAGGAGGATCAGCTGTCCCAGCTTCAGGTGGACTACTCGCTGCTCCAACAGAGGTTAACTGAGGAAGGGCAGAAGAAGAAGAGCATGATGCAAGAAGTGGTGAACCTCACCAAGGAACTGGAAGCCACCAAGTGCTACAGCCGCGCTTTGAGGCCCAGTATGAACGGTAGAAGGATGGTTGATGTCCCAGTTACCTCCACAGCGGTGCAGACAGATATCGTGGAACCTGAGGCTGCTGAGGATGAGACAGCAGCAGGCTTCATCAGGAAATCTGTCCTTGAGGAACACCATTTAATGAGCAACCTCAGGCAGCAGGGGCTGAAGAAGCCAACTGTTCTGGAGCGATACCCACCAGCATCTTTAGAACTCGCAGGAAGAAGATCCTGGATACCTTGGATGAAAAAGAAAGAGGCCATCACTTTTTCTCCAACCCAACCACACAAGATGATCCCAAAGCCGCTACACATACGTGTTACCTCTGATCACGAAAACAGCACCGCCACCTTGGAGATCACCAGCCCTCGAGCAGAGGATTTCTTCTCCAGCACCACCATCATACCAACTCTTGGCCATCAGAAGCCTCGCATCACCATTGTCCCAAAGCCCACCACCGTGACCTCCAGGACTGAAAGTTGCAGTCGAACAAAATCTCCCGTTACAATCACAACCATCTCCAGGGCCAAGAGTCCAGAGAAGACCAACAGCTGCAGCTCTGACGGTCTTCAGTCACCGGTGTCCATCATCACGGTCAGCACCACTCCTGTGGCCGAAGCATGCGCTTCCCCTGAGCCGCAACCAGCCGCCACAGGACGCACGGTGTTCAGGGTGACCCCAGAAAAACAATCCGGGTTCAGGAAATTCAACAGCAACATCATCACCACAGAGGACAACAAGATCCACATCCACCTGGGGTCACAGTTCAGGAGGCCGCCCGAGGCCTGCCGCAGTCCTCTTCTGACTCTCAGACCTGGTGGCTCACAGGACCGGGACCTGCAGGCGGGAACTGTGCTCTGCTCTCCACGCCCACTCTCTGAGGGGAAGACGGCGCCAAGCAAAATGACCAGCAGCATAACCATCACACCCGTCACATCGCCGGCCTCCAAGCCCACGCCGTTTGCG GTCGGTTCAGACATACAGGCAGCTCGGACCACGGCCACACGGATCCCGCTGTCAAAAGGTATGAAACCAGGAAAGGCGCTTCAGGGTGTGTCCACACTGACGACGTTAGAGTCACGAGCACAGAGCCACTCGATGAAAGTTGAGCTGAGGAAGTCAACATTATGGAACTCGGCTTCGACAGGAGGAGGCTCGAGCTGA
- the LOC117503401 gene encoding filamin-A-interacting protein 1-like isoform X2, whose translation MRSRSCTMDGPDDGQIQPTKGFIKQDEDNTPELTKRKTKVQREEKDGRKEVCGTKKRPVETSSQNLSKEDLLRLLGIMEGEVQAREDIINLLRLDRTGPEILEAHYGSAIPTNPLQALQRDGLLSPSSNCIDDVYETPMIELDRLENKQRETYRRMLEQLLLAEKCHRRTINELDNEKRKHADFINKSDDFTNLLEQERERLKKLLEQEKAYQARKDKDQSKRLEKVRAELVKLKSFALMLVDERQLHIEQIDQQSQKVQDLTQKLQEKEQRLAAVTDTAKEDSQKVLKLEAELEHRAAKFAQDHEELTNKLANQETQSRQLRLKLASINHKVEQLEESNKLLQKSEEDLQELKEKISKGECGSSTLIAEVENLRKKVQEMEGKDEEITKTETQCKELKNRLQDEQNHSKELRLEVDKMQKRMVELEKLEGAFTRSKTECSQLHINLEKEKRVVKDLASELDTVKSRVKELESSESRFDKVEMLLKDDLMKLKSFTVILVDERKNMAERLKLEEQKSDDLSKMLKVEQSKVMEVTEKLFEESKKLLKLKSEMEDKVTTLTEEKDKLKTKLASEEGKCRELSTKITGMKVKMDRLEDSEREMLRRQMEKNKNPEEDNKIKELTLEIERLKSRLKQLEVVEGDLMKTEDQYDLLEKKFRTEQDKANSLSKLLEEMKSQIARNKAVEKGEAVSPEAELRLRWKMEETRTRELQLDVQALKEKIHELMNKEDQLSQLQVDYSLLQQRLTEEGQKKKSMMQEVVNLTKELEATKCYSRALRPSMNGRRMVDVPVTSTAVQTDIVEPEAAEDETAAGFIRKSVLEEHHLMSNLRQQGLKKPTVLERYPPASLELAGRRSWIPWMKKKEAITFSPTQPHKMIPKPLHIRVTSDHENSTATLEITSPRAEDFFSSTTIIPTLGHQKPRITIVPKPTTVTSRTESCSRTKSPVTITTISRAKSPEKTNSCSSDGLQSPVSIITVSTTPVAEACASPEPQPAATGRTVFRVTPEKQSGFRKFNSNIITTEDNKIHIHLGSQFRRPPEACRSPLLTLRPGGSQDRDLQAGTVLCSPRPLSEGKTAPSKMTSSITITPVTSPASKPTPFAVGSDIQAARTTATRIPLSKGPLVAGSWTASSRR comes from the exons ATGAGATCTCGGAGCTGCACCATGGATGGTCCAGATGACGGACAGATTCAACCCACTAAAGGTTTTATCAAGCAGGATGAGGACAACACACCTGAACTGACGAAGAGGAAGACGAAGGTCCAGCGAGAGGAGAAGGATGGGAGGAAGGAGGTGTGTGGGACAAAGAAGAGACCTGTGGAGACATCATCTCAGAATCTGTCCAAGGAAGATCTGCTGCGGCTGCTGGGGATTATGGAGGGAGAGGTTCAG GCCAGAGAGGACATCATCAACCTGCTGAGGTTAGACCGAACTGGACCAGAGATCCTGGAAGCCCACTACGGTTCTGCAATCCCCACCAATCCGCTGCAGGCCCTGCAGAGAGACGGCCTGCTCAGCCCCAGCTCGAACTGCATCGACGATGTGTACGAGACACCCATGATCGAG CTGGACCGGTTGGAGAACAAGCAGAGGGAGACGTACCGGAGGATGCTGGAGCAGCTGCTGCTGGCGGAGAAATGCCACCGCCGCACCATCAATGAGCTGGACAACGAGAAACGAAAACACGCCGATTTCATCAACAAGAGTGACGACTTCACCAACCTGCTGGAGCAGGAGAGGGAGAG ACTCAAAAAGCTCTTGGAACAGGAGAAAGCCTACCAAGCCCGTAAGGACAAGGACCAAAGCAAAAGGTTGGAGAAGGTCAGAGCGGAACTGGTTAAACTCAAGTCCTTTGCTCTGATGTTGGTAGATGAGCGGCAGCTGCACATTGAGCAAATTGACCAGCAGAGCCAGAAGGTTCAGGACCTCACTCAGAAACTGCAGGAGAAAGAGCAGCGACTGGCGGCTGTTACTGACACTGCCAAGGAGGACAGCCAGAAGGTCCTGAAGTTAGAGGCTGAGCTGGAGCACAGAGCGGCCAAGTTTGCACAGGACCACGAGGAGCTGACCAACAAACTGGCCAACCAAGAGACCCAGAGCCGGCAGCTCAGGCTGAAGCTGGCCAGCATCAACCACAAAGTGGAGCAGCTGGAGGAGAGCAACAAGCTGCTGCAGAAATCTGAGGAGGACCTGCAGGAGCTGAAGGAGAAGATCAGCAAAGGAGAATGTGGGAGCTCAACGCTTATAGCTGAAGTGGAAAATCTGCGTAAGAAAGTGCAGGAGATGGAGGGCAAGGATGAGGAGATAACCAAAACAGAGACTCAGTGCAAGGAGCTGAAGAACAGGCTCCAGGATGAGCAGAACCACAGCAAGGAGCTGAGGCTGGAGGTAGACAAAATGCAGAAGAGAATGGTAGAACTGGAAAAGCTGGAGGGAGCTTTTACTCGGAGTAAAACGGAGTGCTCGCAGCTCCATATCAACCTGGAAAAGGAGAAACGTGTTGTGAAGGATCTGGCCAGCGAGCTGGACACCGTGAAAAGCCGCGTCAAAGAATTGGAGTCCTCAGAGTCCAGGTTCGACAAGGTGGAGATGCTCCTCAAAGATGACCTCATGAAGTTGAAGTCATTCACCGTCATACTGGTGGACGAAAGAAAAAACATGGCAGAGAGACTGAAACTTGAGGAACAGAAGAGCGACGATTTAAGTAAGATGTTAAAAGTGGAACAGAGCAAAGTGATGGAGGTGACAGAGAAGCTGTTTGAGGAGAGCAAGAAGCTCCTCAAACTCAAATCAGAGATGGAGGACAAAGTGACGACTCTGACTGAAGAGAAAGACAAGCTGAAAACTAAACTTGCAAGTGAAGAGGGAAAGTGCAGAGAGCTAAGTACCAAGATAACAGGAATGAAAGTAAAAATGGACAGACTGGAGGATTCAGAACGGGAGATGTTGAGGagacaaatggaaaaaaacaagAATCCAGAAGAAGACAACAAAATAAAAGAACTCACACTAGAAATCGAAAGGCTGAAAAGCCGCCTGAAACAGCTGGAGGTGGTAGAAGGGGATTTAATGAAAACAGAGGACCAGTATGACCTGCTGGAGAAGAAGTTCAGAACAGAGCAGGACAAAGCAAACTCCCTCTCAAAACTGTTGGAAGAAATGAAAAGTCAGATCGCCAGGAACAAAGCTGTGGAGAAAGGTGAAGCTGTGAGTCCAGAGGCTGAACTGAGACTTCGCTGGAAGATGGAAGAGACTAGAACCCGAGAGCTGCAGCTAGATGTCCAAGCCCTGAAGGAGAAAATCCATGAGCTTATGAACAAGGAGGATCAGCTGTCCCAGCTTCAGGTGGACTACTCGCTGCTCCAACAGAGGTTAACTGAGGAAGGGCAGAAGAAGAAGAGCATGATGCAAGAAGTGGTGAACCTCACCAAGGAACTGGAAGCCACCAAGTGCTACAGCCGCGCTTTGAGGCCCAGTATGAACGGTAGAAGGATGGTTGATGTCCCAGTTACCTCCACAGCGGTGCAGACAGATATCGTGGAACCTGAGGCTGCTGAGGATGAGACAGCAGCAGGCTTCATCAGGAAATCTGTCCTTGAGGAACACCATTTAATGAGCAACCTCAGGCAGCAGGGGCTGAAGAAGCCAACTGTTCTGGAGCGATACCCACCAGCATCTTTAGAACTCGCAGGAAGAAGATCCTGGATACCTTGGATGAAAAAGAAAGAGGCCATCACTTTTTCTCCAACCCAACCACACAAGATGATCCCAAAGCCGCTACACATACGTGTTACCTCTGATCACGAAAACAGCACCGCCACCTTGGAGATCACCAGCCCTCGAGCAGAGGATTTCTTCTCCAGCACCACCATCATACCAACTCTTGGCCATCAGAAGCCTCGCATCACCATTGTCCCAAAGCCCACCACCGTGACCTCCAGGACTGAAAGTTGCAGTCGAACAAAATCTCCCGTTACAATCACAACCATCTCCAGGGCCAAGAGTCCAGAGAAGACCAACAGCTGCAGCTCTGACGGTCTTCAGTCACCGGTGTCCATCATCACGGTCAGCACCACTCCTGTGGCCGAAGCATGCGCTTCCCCTGAGCCGCAACCAGCCGCCACAGGACGCACGGTGTTCAGGGTGACCCCAGAAAAACAATCCGGGTTCAGGAAATTCAACAGCAACATCATCACCACAGAGGACAACAAGATCCACATCCACCTGGGGTCACAGTTCAGGAGGCCGCCCGAGGCCTGCCGCAGTCCTCTTCTGACTCTCAGACCTGGTGGCTCACAGGACCGGGACCTGCAGGCGGGAACTGTGCTCTGCTCTCCACGCCCACTCTCTGAGGGGAAGACGGCGCCAAGCAAAATGACCAGCAGCATAACCATCACACCCGTCACATCGCCGGCCTCCAAGCCCACGCCGTTTGCG GTCGGTTCAGACATACAGGCAGCTCGGACCACGGCCACACGGATCCCGCTGTCAAAAG GTCCACTGGTGGCGGGCTCGTGGACAGCAAGCAGCCGGCGCTGA
- the LOC117503404 gene encoding cell cycle control protein 50A-like produces MMASGFTAKDEDGRVSVSGAGGGSLLSRKPDNTAFKQQRLPAWQPILTAGTVLPAFFFISLVFIPIGVGLFVTSKNIKEFQIDYTGDDMSSPCFNCSQNISWNSTRPCTCSIPFHLDQPYESNVLMYYGLSNFYQNHRRYVKSRDDNQLNGNIDSLTKPSKDCEPYAFYENKPIAPCGAIANSMFNDTLELFYIEPNGTKTRIPLKKMGIAWPTDKHVKFKNPGGNNQNLTAVFQGTSKPANWHKSVYELDTDPDNNGFINEDFIVWMRTAALPTFRKLYRIIENKNDAAVPTLPQGNYTLEVVYNYLVRSFDGRKRVILSTISWMGGKNPFLGIAYITVGSICFFLGVVLLIIHYKYGKCSSSTEIPS; encoded by the exons ATGATGGCGTCCGGTTTCACCGCTAAAGACGAGGACGGACGTGTTTCGGTCTCCGGGGCTGgaggcggctctctgctgagcagGAAGCCCGACAACACGGCCTTTAAACAGCAGAGACTTCCCGCATGGCAGCCCATCCTGACGGCGGGCACCGTCCTCCCCGCCTTCTTCTTCATCAGCCTCGTCTTCATCCCCATCGGCGTCGGCCTCTTTGTGACGTCAAAAAACATCAAAGAGTTTCAG ATCGACTACACGGGAGACGACATGTCCAGTCCGTGCTTCAACTGCTCCCAGAACATCAGCTGGAACAGCACCAGGCCGTGCACCTGCTCCATCCCCTTCCACCTGGACCAGCCATACGAA aGCAACGTCTTGATGTATTACGGCCTCTCCAACTTCTATCAAAACCATCGTCGCTACGTCAAGTCCCGAGACGACAACCAGCTGAACGGCAACATCGACTCTCTCACT AAACCCAGTAAGGACTGCGAGCCGTATGCCTTTTATGAAAACAAGCCCATCGCGCCATGTGGCGCCATCGCCAACAGCATGTTCAACG ATACTCTGGAGCTGTTTTACATCGAGCCCAACGGCACCAAAACCAGGATTCCGCTGAAAAAAATGGGCATTGCTTGGCCGACTGACAAGCATGTGAAGTTCAAGAACCCAGGAGGCAACAACCAAAACCTCACAGCGGTATTCCAAG gtacaagtaaacctgcaaacTGGCACAAATCTGTGTACGAGCTGGACACCGACCCGGACAACAACGGTTTCATCAATGAAGACTTCATCGTGTGGATGAGAACCGCCGCACTGCCAACCTTCCGCAAGCTGTACCGCATCATTGAGAACAAGAATGACGCCGCGGTTCCAACTCTTCCTCAGGGAAACTACACATTGGAGGTCGTCTACA ATTACCTGGTTCGCAGCTTTGACGGCCGGAAGCGCGTCATCCTGAGCACCATCTCCTGGATGGGAGGAAAGAACCCCTTCCTGGGTATCGCTTACATCACAGTGGGCTCCATCTGCTTCTTCCTGGGCGTGGTTCTATTGATCATCCATTACAAATACGgaaagtgcagcagcagcaccgAAATCCCGAGCTAA